One stretch of Filifactor alocis ATCC 35896 DNA includes these proteins:
- a CDS encoding AAA family ATPase, producing the protein MRTNWSLRIQNFGRISEAEIQISPMILFVGDNSSGKSYLMSLLWGMMEENYYDYLNIEECQNWEVYQNARAVFVNTVLKKEKNGALTNEEKRIFVQFFNVFFMENKEEILSSIFNGNIEGEFFEIKLLDKNQFNLDQQKIKLWRQELDKTVEHRKEKLFLRGVMNCCLQILFSDLIGDVDKPKGALFLPASRTGFMLTYKTLINESLKQHFGHKKMQGSIFTKPVIQFLNQIVAMGDEADNEYDDIIRYIEEEVIRGKVVTDHAPIKNIYFASEGMQEQIPLYLTSSLVTELSSILLFLRDKKTPFKTLIIEEPEEHLHLKAQSMMAKILAMILNKNKNVWITTHSDTFFQQMNNLVKVYSHPRKTELSKKFRLKEEELLNYKDIQVYQFDIVGDKTVVSNVPGSETGFPAITFNDVIDELINQVIELEEDDD; encoded by the coding sequence TTGAGAACGAATTGGAGTTTACGGATCCAAAACTTTGGCCGTATTTCAGAAGCGGAAATTCAAATCAGTCCGATGATTTTATTTGTAGGTGACAACAGTAGTGGCAAGAGTTATCTAATGTCTCTTTTGTGGGGGATGATGGAAGAGAATTATTATGACTATTTGAATATAGAGGAGTGCCAAAATTGGGAAGTGTATCAAAATGCGAGAGCTGTCTTTGTGAATACAGTTTTGAAAAAAGAAAAGAACGGCGCATTGACAAATGAGGAAAAACGGATTTTTGTTCAATTTTTCAATGTGTTTTTTATGGAAAATAAGGAAGAAATTCTATCCAGTATCTTTAACGGAAATATTGAGGGGGAATTTTTTGAAATTAAATTGTTAGATAAAAACCAATTTAATTTGGATCAACAAAAAATTAAACTTTGGAGACAAGAGTTGGACAAAACGGTAGAACATAGGAAAGAAAAATTGTTTCTAAGGGGAGTGATGAATTGTTGCTTGCAAATTCTGTTTTCTGATTTGATCGGAGATGTAGATAAACCGAAAGGAGCATTGTTTTTGCCGGCATCCAGAACAGGATTTATGTTGACTTACAAAACTCTGATTAACGAAAGTTTGAAACAACATTTTGGACACAAAAAAATGCAGGGAAGTATTTTTACTAAACCTGTCATTCAATTTTTGAACCAGATTGTAGCAATGGGAGATGAAGCGGATAATGAGTATGATGACATCATTCGCTATATAGAAGAAGAGGTAATTCGCGGAAAGGTTGTGACGGATCACGCCCCAATTAAAAACATTTATTTTGCTTCAGAGGGTATGCAAGAGCAAATTCCGTTGTATTTGACCTCTTCGCTTGTAACGGAACTTTCGTCGATTCTTTTGTTTTTGAGGGACAAAAAGACACCTTTTAAGACACTTATCATTGAAGAGCCGGAAGAACATTTGCATTTGAAAGCACAGTCCATGATGGCAAAAATTTTGGCGATGATTTTGAATAAGAACAAAAATGTGTGGATTACGACACATAGTGATACGTTCTTCCAACAAATGAACAATTTGGTAAAAGTGTACAGTCATCCGAGAAAGACAGAATTAAGTAAGAAGTTTCGTTTGAAGGAAGAGGAGCTTTTGAACTATAAGGATATTCAAGTGTACCAATTCGATATTGTAGGAGATAAGACCGTTGTAAGCAATGTACCCGGTTCTGAAACGGGATTTCCTGCAATCACATTCAATGATGTGATTGATGAGCTAATCAATCAAGTAATTGAATTGGAGGAAGACGATGATTAA
- the nhaC gene encoding Na+/H+ antiporter NhaC, with protein MFDLKQHRTPKLGEALVITAIIFVLLGFPMIAIENMTPHIPVLISIVFLILYGLIHKVKFIDLQESMIQSVTTSMGAIYLFFFIGILISVLMMSGAIPTLMYYGLMIISSKTFYLSTFCITAIIGISIGSSLTTVATLGVAMMGLSHAFGLNSAITAGAIVSGAFFGDKMSPLSDTTGIAASIVGVDLFEHIKNMMYTTIPAFVISAITFSVLSPWKEVGNLESVAQFQTDILSTGLVNGYALLPFVLLLVFSIFKIPAVVSIILTSIASLLLAQIQTAYSFQEIGQILFAGFSKEGVPESIASLIQRGGIQSMFFTITIVILALSLGGLLFGLGIIPTLLESIAHLLVSPSRATICVVVTAVGVNFIVGEQYLSILLAGKTFKPVYDKLNLHSKNLSRTLEDAGTVINPLVPWGVCGVFITSMLGVSTLQYGMFSVFCYSSLLLTIVFGFTGITLTTKSE; from the coding sequence ATGTTTGATTTGAAACAACACAGAACACCGAAACTTGGTGAAGCTTTGGTAATTACAGCAATTATTTTTGTTTTATTAGGATTTCCGATGATAGCGATAGAGAATATGACACCTCATATTCCGGTTTTGATTAGCATTGTATTTTTGATATTGTACGGGTTGATTCACAAAGTGAAATTTATAGATTTGCAAGAGAGTATGATTCAATCGGTTACCACAAGTATGGGAGCGATTTATCTATTCTTCTTTATCGGAATTTTGATTTCCGTACTGATGATGTCCGGCGCAATTCCGACTTTGATGTACTATGGCTTGATGATTATTTCGAGTAAGACTTTCTATTTATCAACTTTTTGTATTACGGCAATTATCGGTATTTCAATCGGAAGCAGTTTGACTACGGTTGCGACACTTGGAGTTGCGATGATGGGATTGTCTCATGCATTCGGATTAAATTCTGCCATTACAGCAGGTGCGATTGTATCGGGAGCGTTTTTTGGAGATAAAATGTCACCTCTTTCTGATACTACCGGAATTGCTGCAAGTATCGTCGGTGTGGATTTGTTTGAACATATCAAAAATATGATGTATACAACCATTCCTGCGTTTGTGATTTCAGCAATCACTTTTTCCGTTTTATCTCCTTGGAAAGAAGTAGGAAACTTGGAGAGTGTCGCTCAGTTTCAAACGGATATTCTATCAACGGGTTTGGTGAATGGATATGCATTACTTCCGTTTGTATTACTGTTGGTGTTCTCTATTTTCAAAATTCCTGCCGTTGTGAGCATTATTCTTACAAGCATTGCAAGTTTGCTTCTTGCACAAATACAGACAGCTTACTCTTTTCAAGAAATAGGACAGATTTTGTTTGCAGGATTTTCGAAAGAAGGTGTGCCTGAGAGTATTGCATCTTTGATTCAACGCGGTGGAATTCAAAGTATGTTTTTTACCATCACCATTGTTATTTTGGCACTTAGTTTGGGTGGTCTGTTATTTGGATTGGGGATTATTCCGACTCTGTTAGAAAGTATTGCTCACTTATTGGTTTCGCCGTCACGAGCAACAATTTGTGTAGTTGTAACAGCAGTCGGTGTGAACTTTATTGTCGGAGAACAATACTTGAGTATTTTATTGGCGGGAAAAACATTTAAACCGGTGTACGATAAATTGAATTTACATTCCAAGAATTTGTCGAGAACTTTGGAAGATGCCGGGACAGTTATCAACCCTTTGGTGCCTTGGGGAGTGTGCGGGGTATTTATTACAAGCATGCTCGGAGTATCTACTTTGCAATATGGAATGTTTTCTGTTTTTTGTTACAGCAGTTTGCTTTTGACAATCGTATTCGGATTCACCGGTATTACTCTTACAACAAAATCGGAATAA
- the tsaD gene encoding tRNA (adenosine(37)-N6)-threonylcarbamoyltransferase complex transferase subunit TsaD, producing MKEIAILGIESSCDETAAAVIQNGRTILANVVSTQIDIHKKFGGVVPEVASRNHVVDINRVLEETLEQWGRPLQEIDAIAVTYGPGLAGALLVGLSTAKSLSFALNKPLVGVNHIEGHIAANYIAFPELKPPFISLIVSGGHTHIVEVQDYNQFCILGKTTDDAAGEAYDKVARAIGLGYPGGPQVDALAKQGSYTIDFPKSYYKDDSYNFSFSGLKSAVLNYINSCKMKGLDIHCEDIACSFQETVVDVLLNKALKAVEEKGYHALVLSGGVSANSRLRERMKEECDKRGYQSYYPPLSLCTDNAAMIASAGYYRYMDGIISDLSLSAKPNLKIGER from the coding sequence TTGAAAGAAATAGCAATATTAGGAATCGAAAGTAGTTGTGATGAGACCGCAGCCGCTGTGATACAAAACGGAAGAACAATTCTTGCAAATGTTGTTTCGACACAGATTGATATTCATAAAAAGTTTGGCGGAGTAGTTCCGGAAGTTGCATCCAGAAACCATGTGGTAGATATCAACAGAGTATTGGAAGAGACCTTAGAACAATGGGGAAGACCGTTACAAGAAATTGATGCGATTGCAGTTACTTACGGTCCCGGTTTGGCGGGTGCGTTGTTGGTGGGACTGTCTACAGCAAAATCGCTGTCTTTTGCACTCAACAAACCGTTGGTGGGAGTCAACCATATTGAGGGACATATCGCAGCAAACTACATTGCGTTTCCGGAGTTGAAACCGCCTTTTATTTCATTGATTGTATCGGGAGGACATACCCATATTGTAGAGGTACAGGATTATAATCAGTTTTGTATTTTGGGGAAAACGACGGATGATGCAGCAGGAGAGGCATATGACAAAGTTGCACGCGCTATCGGATTGGGTTATCCCGGAGGACCACAAGTAGATGCTCTTGCAAAACAAGGAAGTTACACCATTGATTTTCCAAAATCATATTACAAAGATGACAGTTATAACTTCAGTTTTTCAGGCTTGAAATCAGCTGTTCTAAATTATATCAATTCTTGTAAGATGAAAGGATTAGACATTCATTGTGAGGATATTGCTTGTTCTTTTCAGGAAACAGTAGTAGATGTTCTGTTAAATAAGGCGCTAAAAGCAGTGGAAGAAAAAGGGTATCATGCTCTGGTATTGAGTGGGGGCGTTTCAGCAAATTCTCGCCTGAGGGAACGAATGAAAGAAGAATGTGATAAAAGAGGATATCAATCATATTATCCGCCTCTTTCCTTATGTACCGACAACGCGGCGATGATAGCATCTGCCGGATATTATCGGTATATGGATGGGATCATAAGCGACTTGTCTTTATCAGCAAAACCGAATTTAAAAATAGGGGAACGATAA
- a CDS encoding HD domain-containing protein, which produces MKLELEKLHHCYAVASEMKRLAEEQPDKYPVNPNDAYVLGMLHDIGYQFTDSKAEHAHIGAEVLKQQGYKYWEDVYHHEDMDLEYDSDMLRLLRHADKTVSTDEIINGLMDKYCKIY; this is translated from the coding sequence ATGAAATTAGAACTTGAAAAATTACATCATTGCTATGCGGTAGCAAGCGAAATGAAACGATTGGCAGAAGAACAACCGGACAAATATCCTGTAAATCCGAATGATGCATATGTTCTCGGAATGTTGCACGATATCGGTTATCAATTTACAGACAGTAAAGCAGAACATGCTCATATTGGTGCAGAGGTGTTGAAACAACAAGGATATAAGTATTGGGAAGATGTTTATCATCATGAAGATATGGATTTGGAATATGATTCTGATATGTTGAGATTGTTAAGACATGCAGATAAGACTGTTTCTACAGACGAAATAATCAACGGATTGATGGATAAGTATTGTAAAATCTATTAA
- a CDS encoding pyridoxal phosphate-dependent aminotransferase encodes MEYSIKYQQIQPSVTMAVTAKAAELRSNGVDVISFSAGEPDFATPKNICDVAIKYLEDGHIGYTAAAGLPKLRQVIADKLKKDNHLEYKMTDIVVSNGAKHAIRNAVEAITNPGDEWIIPSPYWVTYAELVKMSAGVPVIVETKEENEFKITAEELEKAITPKTKAIFLNTPCNPTGAVYTEEELEQIAALAVKHDVMVVSDEIYEKLIYDGKHISIAALNEEIKDRTIVVNGVSKAYAMTGWRIGYTASNSKIAKIISSMQSHTTSNPNTLAQYAAIEALEGEQEMVEQMKVEFEQRRNLIVEKIEQLPLVSVKKPKGAFYVMLNINQCKGKKYCGTEIKDSLGFAELLLEHTNVAVVPGIAFGADDFVRLSYATSREKIEEGMKRIGLFLNELQS; translated from the coding sequence ATGGAGTATTCTATCAAATATCAACAAATACAGCCTTCTGTAACTATGGCAGTGACAGCGAAGGCAGCAGAATTAAGAAGTAACGGAGTGGATGTCATCAGTTTTAGCGCCGGAGAACCGGACTTTGCAACTCCGAAAAATATTTGTGATGTAGCAATCAAATATTTGGAAGACGGACATATCGGATACACAGCAGCAGCAGGCTTACCGAAATTGAGACAAGTCATTGCGGATAAGTTGAAAAAAGACAACCATCTTGAATACAAAATGACGGATATTGTGGTTTCAAACGGTGCGAAACATGCAATTCGAAATGCAGTAGAAGCGATTACCAATCCGGGAGACGAATGGATTATTCCAAGTCCTTACTGGGTGACTTATGCGGAATTGGTCAAAATGTCAGCCGGAGTTCCCGTTATTGTGGAAACAAAGGAAGAGAATGAATTTAAAATTACAGCTGAGGAGCTTGAAAAAGCGATTACTCCAAAGACAAAAGCAATCTTTTTGAATACTCCTTGCAATCCGACAGGGGCAGTCTATACCGAAGAAGAGTTGGAACAAATTGCAGCTCTTGCGGTAAAACATGATGTTATGGTGGTTTCCGATGAAATCTATGAAAAACTGATTTATGACGGGAAACATATCAGCATTGCTGCTTTGAATGAGGAAATAAAAGATAGGACTATCGTTGTAAACGGAGTTTCTAAGGCGTATGCGATGACAGGGTGGCGAATCGGATATACAGCATCAAATTCCAAGATTGCAAAAATTATTTCCAGTATGCAAAGTCATACTACTTCCAATCCGAATACATTGGCGCAATATGCTGCAATTGAGGCGTTGGAGGGAGAACAAGAGATGGTTGAACAAATGAAAGTGGAGTTTGAACAAAGAAGAAACCTTATTGTAGAAAAAATTGAACAGTTGCCTTTGGTATCCGTAAAAAAACCGAAAGGTGCTTTCTATGTAATGCTGAATATCAATCAGTGTAAAGGAAAGAAGTATTGTGGAACAGAAATCAAAGATTCTTTAGGATTCGCAGAATTGCTTTTGGAACATACTAATGTAGCGGTTGTTCCCGGAATTGCATTTGGAGCGGACGATTTTGTGAGATTGTCTTATGCAACTTCAAGAGAAAAAATAGAAGAAGGAATGAAAAGAATCGGGTTATTTTTGAACGAATTACAATCATAA
- a CDS encoding ComF family protein, which produces MKIELFQTERLDEIKEFFGELIFPSNLNCIGCGESIWNKNPYSLCHSCYQKLEFTDQVCKHCGRRTLLGTSCFCQSEHYYFDSIDTCLVYNDFLQKLIFRYKYGHQTYLSRFFTEILIQKLNEKEIFYDYITYVPIHRNRMRERGFNQTQLIAEMVGEHFSVPVVEFVTRTKDTPFLSSYRPFQRMLLVEDAFEHKEIEVQPKSNILILDDIVTSGSTLSTVSKVIKKEHDSLRVHCIAIGNARV; this is translated from the coding sequence ATGAAGATAGAGTTGTTTCAAACAGAAAGACTTGATGAAATAAAAGAGTTTTTTGGCGAATTGATTTTTCCGAGTAATTTGAATTGTATCGGTTGTGGCGAGAGCATTTGGAACAAAAATCCGTACAGTCTGTGCCATAGCTGCTATCAAAAATTGGAGTTTACAGATCAGGTCTGTAAGCATTGTGGGAGGAGGACATTGCTTGGAACAAGTTGTTTTTGTCAATCGGAACATTATTATTTTGACAGTATTGATACTTGTTTGGTATACAATGACTTTTTGCAAAAGTTGATTTTTCGTTATAAGTACGGACATCAGACCTATTTGAGTCGATTTTTCACAGAAATTTTGATACAAAAATTGAATGAAAAGGAAATTTTCTATGATTATATCACGTATGTTCCGATTCACAGAAACAGAATGAGGGAACGGGGGTTCAATCAGACACAGCTAATAGCAGAGATGGTTGGAGAACATTTTTCTGTTCCTGTGGTTGAATTTGTCACGAGAACAAAAGACACTCCATTTCTGTCATCCTATCGACCTTTCCAAAGAATGTTACTTGTCGAGGATGCTTTTGAACATAAAGAGATTGAAGTGCAACCTAAGAGCAATATTTTGATCTTGGATGATATTGTTACCTCCGGCAGCACATTGAGTACTGTCAGCAAAGTGATAAAAAAAGAACACGACAGCTTGCGTGTTCATTGTATTGCCATTGGCAATGCACGAGTATAA
- the dnaX gene encoding DNA polymerase III subunit gamma/tau, producing MHQALYRVYRPKTFDDIVGQEHITSVLKNQVAEDTVNHAYLFCGPRGTGKTSTAKVLARAVNCTGEIKPCYQCKSCEQSSLDIIEMDAASNNSVDNIRDIRDNIVFMPSVSRYKVYIIDEVHMLSQGAFNALLKTLEEPPSHVIFILATTEPQKIPATVLSRCQRFDFKKIDDSILTQQLEKVLLQEGKEFEADAVQCIVQKSDGGMRDALSLLDKVMNLSKLTKQEVIQALGEVQEETYLAFIQFMKDKNIPELLSLIEQLNQNGLDMKQFVVDLLYYLKESLLKMWSEEEKEQLDKVFQSVEVSDVVRWIEKMAFILNEMKYSSVPATILEVETIRFLEMPCEMTADVQDLILLQKELVRLRERVQMLEQKLQVGALRSAFAQREECDEEVKKEEQHLISSCDVKELPEQLSAQEQDKVDDINNRFSEIYELLKQRHEASKKALLQEGRVVRFVGQQIYIAYDRAYEFHKNRIDTSETVQLLSQIFSDCLQETVKVNFLFKDEMKNISEEQKEDIVDVLKQEFPDIPLEVE from the coding sequence ATGCATCAAGCATTGTATCGAGTGTATCGCCCAAAGACTTTTGACGATATCGTAGGACAGGAACACATCACTTCTGTATTAAAAAACCAGGTTGCAGAGGATACGGTGAACCATGCATATTTGTTTTGCGGACCGAGAGGAACAGGAAAGACTTCGACAGCAAAGGTTTTGGCAAGAGCGGTAAACTGTACAGGAGAGATCAAACCGTGTTATCAATGCAAATCGTGTGAACAATCGTCCTTAGATATTATTGAGATGGATGCGGCGTCGAACAATTCTGTAGATAATATTCGTGATATTCGTGATAACATTGTGTTTATGCCGAGCGTATCACGGTATAAGGTGTATATTATAGATGAAGTTCATATGTTGTCACAAGGTGCATTCAATGCATTGCTCAAGACATTGGAAGAACCGCCCAGCCATGTAATTTTTATTTTGGCTACAACCGAACCTCAAAAAATCCCCGCAACGGTACTGTCTCGATGTCAACGGTTTGATTTTAAGAAAATAGATGACAGTATCTTGACACAACAGTTGGAAAAAGTTCTTTTACAAGAGGGGAAAGAGTTTGAAGCAGATGCGGTTCAATGTATTGTTCAAAAAAGTGATGGCGGAATGAGAGATGCACTATCTCTTTTGGATAAGGTGATGAATCTTTCGAAATTGACAAAACAGGAAGTGATTCAAGCATTAGGAGAAGTTCAAGAAGAAACCTACCTTGCGTTCATTCAGTTTATGAAGGACAAAAATATTCCGGAGTTACTGTCACTGATTGAACAACTGAACCAAAACGGTCTGGATATGAAACAGTTTGTTGTAGATTTGCTCTATTATTTGAAGGAAAGTTTGCTCAAGATGTGGAGCGAGGAAGAAAAAGAACAGTTGGACAAAGTGTTTCAATCTGTTGAGGTTTCAGATGTTGTTCGTTGGATTGAAAAAATGGCATTTATTTTGAATGAAATGAAATACTCTTCCGTTCCGGCGACAATTTTGGAAGTAGAGACGATTCGTTTTTTGGAAATGCCTTGTGAGATGACAGCGGATGTGCAAGATTTGATTCTGTTGCAAAAAGAACTTGTGAGGTTGAGAGAACGAGTACAGATGTTGGAGCAAAAATTGCAAGTCGGAGCGTTGCGTTCTGCTTTTGCTCAAAGAGAAGAATGTGACGAAGAAGTTAAAAAAGAAGAACAACATTTGATTTCAAGTTGTGATGTCAAAGAATTACCGGAACAGTTATCTGCACAGGAGCAAGACAAGGTAGACGATATCAACAATAGATTTTCTGAGATATATGAACTGCTGAAACAACGACATGAAGCAAGCAAAAAAGCATTGCTTCAGGAAGGAAGAGTGGTTCGGTTTGTTGGACAACAAATTTATATCGCTTATGACAGAGCATATGAATTTCATAAGAATCGGATTGATACATCTGAAACAGTGCAACTGTTGAGTCAGATTTTTTCAGACTGTTTACAAGAGACAGTCAAAGTAAACTTTTTGTTCAAAGATGAGATGAAAAATATTTCAGAAGAACAGAAAGAAGATATTGTTGATGTGTTGAAACAGGAGTTTCCGGACATTCCTTTGGAAGTAGAGTAA
- a CDS encoding glucitol operon activator protein GutM, which translates to MGRTGITVAIMVGLIILQFVLVHLQLKSIRATMNELSEYGKVISGAHKTIMGRGSIVAMAVKKGHVKRAKIIMGSGAFGRFKDFGEIEGKTLEQIRMEHINPNITKKGKEKFKAIALENALNMYYEK; encoded by the coding sequence ATGGGACGTACAGGTATTACAGTTGCAATAATGGTTGGGCTGATTATCTTGCAATTTGTGTTGGTTCATTTGCAATTAAAGAGTATTCGAGCTACCATGAATGAACTTTCGGAATATGGCAAGGTGATTTCCGGAGCACATAAGACAATTATGGGAAGAGGTAGTATTGTGGCGATGGCAGTCAAAAAAGGACATGTCAAACGCGCAAAAATCATCATGGGTTCAGGTGCTTTCGGCAGATTCAAAGACTTTGGTGAAATTGAAGGAAAGACATTGGAACAAATCAGAATGGAGCACATCAATCCGAATATTACCAAAAAAGGAAAAGAAAAATTCAAAGCAATTGCATTGGAAAATGCATTGAATATGTATTATGAAAAATAA
- a CDS encoding YbaB/EbfC family nucleoid-associated protein has translation MARKGGFPGGMMPGNMNNMLKQVQKMQKDMEKMQAELEEKEVEASVGGGAVKVVANGKKQIISIEIKPEVVDPEDIEMLQDLVLSAVNEALRSADEMSAGKMAQLTGGMNIPGLF, from the coding sequence ATGGCAAGAAAAGGCGGTTTTCCCGGAGGTATGATGCCGGGAAATATGAATAATATGTTGAAACAAGTTCAAAAAATGCAAAAAGACATGGAGAAAATGCAAGCTGAACTTGAGGAAAAAGAAGTAGAAGCTTCCGTTGGAGGCGGTGCCGTGAAGGTAGTTGCAAACGGAAAGAAACAAATTATATCGATTGAAATCAAACCGGAAGTAGTTGATCCGGAAGATATTGAAATGTTGCAAGATTTGGTATTGTCTGCTGTGAATGAAGCGTTGCGTTCTGCTGATGAAATGTCTGCCGGCAAAATGGCACAGTTGACAGGCGGAATGAATATCCCGGGACTATTCTAA
- the recR gene encoding recombination mediator RecR: protein MQHYSNHIDQLIERLGKLPGIGYKTAQRLAFYIINMPKDEVIGLANAMQNAKEHITYCEVCYNISDANPCSICDSKTRDSATICVVEDPRDVAAMERTREYHGKYHVLHGTISPSQAITPDMIRIKELMSRLHDPEIKEIIIATNTTIDGEATAMYLARLIKPFGIKVTRIAHGLPVGANLEFADDVTIGRALEGRREL from the coding sequence ATGCAACACTATTCCAACCATATTGACCAGTTAATTGAGCGATTGGGAAAACTTCCCGGAATAGGATACAAAACGGCACAAAGATTGGCATTTTATATTATTAATATGCCGAAAGACGAAGTGATTGGACTTGCGAATGCAATGCAGAATGCAAAAGAACATATTACCTATTGTGAAGTTTGTTATAATATTTCGGATGCAAATCCGTGCAGTATCTGTGATTCCAAAACAAGAGACAGCGCTACAATCTGCGTGGTAGAAGATCCCAGAGATGTTGCAGCAATGGAGCGTACGAGGGAGTATCATGGAAAATATCATGTGTTACACGGAACGATTTCTCCCTCTCAAGCAATTACTCCGGATATGATTCGGATTAAAGAACTGATGAGTCGATTGCATGACCCTGAAATCAAGGAAATTATCATCGCAACGAATACGACGATTGATGGAGAGGCAACAGCGATGTATCTTGCTCGTTTAATTAAACCGTTCGGTATCAAGGTAACAAGAATCGCACACGGTTTACCTGTCGGAGCAAATTTGGAATTTGCAGATGATGTGACGATTGGACGTGCATTGGAAGGACGAAGAGAATTATAA
- the tsaB gene encoding tRNA (adenosine(37)-N6)-threonylcarbamoyltransferase complex dimerization subunit type 1 TsaB — protein MKVLGIDTSTASLSIALTVDGVLKYELIQNHALTHSERLLPYLEQMMKSVEFSLDDIDRIACTVGPGSFTGIRIGVSVANAFSMSLGKPVIGISTLEAMAFAHRFSKNMIVSTTDAQREHFYVAFYQAHGGNEIFSLGKEEVLSKTDILQRCENYEKVIITGDAVSMWKDLPQEIQKAPPDMCYPRAVSVCLLAERQGIQETKYIEPVYLRKSQAELQFEERQGKQ, from the coding sequence ATGAAAGTTTTGGGAATAGATACTTCTACAGCATCGCTCAGTATTGCGCTCACTGTGGATGGAGTATTGAAGTATGAGTTGATTCAGAATCATGCATTGACGCATAGTGAGAGATTACTTCCCTATTTGGAACAGATGATGAAATCGGTAGAGTTTTCGTTGGATGATATAGATAGAATTGCATGTACAGTCGGACCGGGTTCCTTTACAGGAATTCGTATCGGAGTCAGTGTAGCAAATGCATTTTCAATGTCACTAGGGAAACCGGTTATCGGTATTTCTACTTTAGAGGCAATGGCGTTTGCACATCGATTCAGCAAAAATATGATTGTCAGTACAACAGATGCGCAGAGAGAACACTTTTATGTAGCCTTTTATCAGGCACACGGAGGGAATGAAATCTTTTCATTAGGAAAAGAAGAAGTGCTTTCTAAAACAGATATTTTGCAACGATGTGAAAATTATGAAAAGGTTATTATAACAGGAGATGCAGTATCCATGTGGAAAGATTTGCCGCAAGAGATTCAAAAAGCACCGCCGGATATGTGTTATCCGAGAGCGGTTTCTGTTTGTTTATTGGCAGAGCGACAGGGTATACAAGAAACAAAGTATATTGAACCGGTATACTTGAGAAAATCACAAGCTGAACTTCAGTTTGAAGAAAGGCAAGGGAAGCAATGA
- the rimI gene encoding ribosomal protein S18-alanine N-acetyltransferase, which yields MIILERMNQNHITQVYDLEMSCFAIPWSLCSLYDQLLQPAACYFVALDCDKVVGYGGFVQVLDEGNINNIAVLPEYRQQKIGTEILEKLIAEGNKLGVKDFFLEVRVSNEPAKTLYHNNGFKEVGIRKAYYKDNNEDAIVMRKSMEEED from the coding sequence ATGATTATACTTGAAAGAATGAATCAAAATCATATTACACAAGTATATGACCTTGAGATGTCTTGTTTTGCGATACCGTGGAGTCTATGTTCGCTGTATGACCAACTGTTGCAACCGGCTGCTTGCTACTTTGTTGCATTGGATTGTGATAAGGTAGTCGGATATGGCGGATTTGTGCAAGTTTTGGATGAAGGCAATATCAATAATATTGCAGTATTGCCGGAATATCGTCAGCAAAAAATCGGAACTGAGATTTTAGAAAAATTGATTGCAGAAGGAAATAAACTTGGAGTAAAAGACTTTTTTTTGGAAGTCAGAGTCTCGAACGAACCTGCCAAAACATTATATCATAACAATGGATTCAAAGAAGTTGGAATCAGAAAAGCATATTACAAAGATAACAATGAAGATGCCATTGTTATGAGAAAATCAATGGAGGAAGAGGATTGA